Within Burkholderia latens, the genomic segment GTGCGCCGTCCGCGTGTTACGTGATCGACCGGTTCGATCGCAACGTCGCGTCGGAACCCGCGGCCCGCCTTCATACGATCGACGCGATGCAACTGCTCAACTACGACCGCGGCTTCAAGTACCAGCGCGCGAACGCGCAGGAACTCGCGCGCGCGATCGAGCGCACGAGCACGCGTGCGCTCGCGCGTCTGGCGGTGTTCCGCTGGACCGTGTTCAACGTGGTGGTCGGCAACGCCGACGCGCATCTGAAGAACCTGTCGTTCTTCGTCGATGCGCGCGGTTACCGGCTCGCGCCGTTCTACGACATCGTCAGCACGGTCGTGTATCACACGCCGACACACCGGCCCGATCACCGCGGCGATCACTGGCCGCACTGCGAACTGACGATGCCGCTCGGGAATGCGACGCGGTTTGCCGATATCGACGTGAATGCGCTCGTTGCATTCGGCCAGGCGCTCGGGCTCAGGGAGAAGGCGGCCATCAGCGAATTGCAGCGCTTTCTCGAGCCGCTCGATCGTCACGTCGACCAGACGCTCGATGAAGTGCGACACATCGCGCATCCGGACGCCGGGGAAATGCGGTTGCTGAATTCGATCGTCGCGATGCCGATCGCGGAAATGGGGCGCGCTCTGCGAACGACGCGGGGGTGACCGGCGATGCGCGGGGCAATTCAAGGGAAACGCAAGGCCGTGACCGACGGGCAACGCGTGGCTCGTGGGGACGGTTCTCTATACGAAGTCGACCGAACTGCGGAGTTCTGCCCAGGGGCCGCAGCCGGGCTGCGCGGATCGAGCGAGCTCGCCAACGCAAGTCGTCCCTGCTGCAGGAGATTGACAAGACCCGTGCGCTGCAGCGGGACGAACGCGAAACGCCGCAGGCGAGGCTAGTGAGCCTGAGCGCCGAGTTGGCGCGTCTTGATGACGAACTTGCCAGCCAGCGAGAGCGCGAGCGCGTGTCGATCGCTGCAGTTGGCGCTGCACGCTACCGCCGTCTGCTTGCACTGGACTACATTTCGACGGACCGGCTCCAGCAACGGCAGGCCGATCAATTTGGCCAACAGTCGAAGCTGCTTGGCTTGCAACGCGACCGCAGGACCATTTCGCAGGCGCTCAAAGAAGCAGGAAATGGACTTTCCGGGCTCGCGCTCGGGCATCAGAACCCGCTGTCGCAGACTAGGCGGAGAACCTGATGGGGCAAATCCGTCTACGCAATGCATTCGCATTACGCTCATCGGGATAAGTATTCTTATCAGAATAGCTCTATTGACGAACGAAACTCGGGCGCACCGAACAACGCCGCACGGCAACCGGCGCGCGTCATCGCCCGATCGGCAGCCCCGTCGGCTCGATCCATCCGAGCTTGTACGCGATCAGCAGCGACAGGAACAGCGTGATGGACAGCCCGACGCGCGCGGCGAGCGACCATGCCATCCGCTTGCTCTTGCCGCGGTCGTGGTTCATGAAATACAGCGCGAAAATGAGGCTTCCGATGATCAGCACGAAAGCCCCGGAAACCAGCACAATCTTCATCGTTGATGCTCCTTGAGGCCCGCATCGGCCCTCAGCAGTTCGGCGAGCTGGCGCCGCTCGGCAGCAACGTCGGCGACGCCGGTGGCCGGCCAGTCGAGCGCGACGCCATTGCCAAGCGAATCGCGCACGAGCGTCTGGTAACGCCGGTCGCTGATGCGCCCTTCGTCCATCGCGTCCGCGATCTCATGTCGGAACGGTAGCGGAAAGCTCGCGTATCCGCGCGACAGCGCCGCATATTGGCGCGCGTCGATTTCCTTCGACGACGGCACGACCGCCCACACGACGACGGCAACGATGGCTGCGAACGGGATCGCCGTATAACGGAGGACGAACTTGATCGGGGTCATGGCATGGATATCGACGTGGTGGCGTACTGACGACGAACAGGCGCCGTATTGAACCGGAAGCAGCCGGCAACCGGTTGCGCGGGCAATGCCGCGAACCGCGACAGCGGGCTCCGGCGGCATGGGCGATATTGTACTCAAAGCACAATATGGCTAACAGCGCATGATAATGGCATTATCATGATTCACGGCCAGCAAGCTGCCCGGCCTCTTTGGCCCTTTTTGACGTCTTTGGGTCTATTTGCCGCCGGCCCGGATGCGGCCGCCAGACACGAGCGTCTGCCGCCCTGCCCGCGCGGGTAGTTCACCGATCCGGCGATTGAGCGAAACCGAAAGCGAAACCTTATGCCAGCGCAGTACTTTCGAAGCCTGACCGGAAAACACCGCAGCGCAACCGCGAATCGTCAGCTCGGCTTTTCGCTCGCCTTCGTCGCCGGCGCGGCCAACGCCGGCGGCTTCCTCGCGGTCCGGCAATACACGTCGCACATGAGCGGCATCGTATCGGCAATCGCCGACCAGACGGCGCTCGGCGACATCCCGCTCGCGCTGGCCGGCGTCAGTTCGCTCGCGTCGTTCCTCGTGGGCGCCAGCTGCTCGGCAATCCTCGTCAACTGGGGGCGCCGGCGCGGGCTGCACAGCCAGTTCGTGCTGCCGCTGCTGGTGGAAGCGGTGCTGCTGCTCCTGTTCGGTCTGCTCGGCAGCCACCTCGCACTGTGGGAGACGTTCTTCGTGCCGGTCACGGTCACGCTGCTGTGCTTCATCATGGGGTTGCAGAATGCGACGATCACGAAGCTGTCGGGCGCGGAAATCCGCACGACGCACGTGACGGGCATCGTCACCGACCTCGGCATCGAGCTGGGCAAGTTGTTCTATTGGAACCGGACGGCCCTCGACGTGGACGCGCACGCAGTGATCGCCAATCGTTCGAAATTGCGGATTCACGCGACGATGCTCGCGTCGTTCTTCGTCGGCGGGCTCGCCGGAGCGATCGGCTTCAAGCATGTCGGCTATGTGTCGACCGTACCGCTCGCCGCCGTGCTGGTAATGCTCGCCGCCATGCCCGTGATCGACGACGTGCTCGCGTGGCTCGAACGGCGTTAGTGAGCCCGCACCCTTGTCGCCGCGACGCTGCGCCGAAAGCCGATGAATTATAATTTGATTAACATATCGACCCACCCCGCCTGACGATGGAAACCAAAACCGCCCGCCTCACCGTTCTGATCGATCCCGCGAAGAAAGAAGCGTTCGAAATGCTGTGCGCGGAGCAGGATCTCACGCCGTCGCAAGTCGTGCGTCAATTGATCCGCGAATATCTCGACAAGCACGGCGTCACGTACAAGACGAAGAGCGCGCTCGGCAAGCGGGTGAGGTAACGGTTCGGACAAGCGCGGGCGCGCACCGGCGCCGTCATGCGCATATTTCCCATCGGGGATGTTCACGCGTGCGCCAGACCAGCCGCGCGGGATCGATGCACTCCCCTGCCTTCATGCGGCGGGCCGTCGACGCGAGTTTGAGCTCGCCGGCCGACGCGAACCCGAGCGCACGCTCGAGCAGGATGCGCAGCGGCGGCAAAGGATTGCCGTTTTTCCACGCGAACGCGATGAAGTTGTTGTCGTCGCCGCACGGCACGAGCGCATAGGAATCGTCGAACACCGCGTGCAGCTGTTCGAGATGACGCTGCAGCGCCGGATCGTCGTCCATGAAATTGATCGCGAGCACGCCCGTCTCGCTCAACCGTGCACGGCACGCGTCGAGGAACGCGGTGCCCGTGCAGCGACCCGGCGTGCCGTCGGCAACAAACGCGTCGTGCAGAATCACGTCCGCCCGCACCGCCGGGGTTGCGACGTAGTCCGCGCCGTCCGCGCACACCACCGCGAACCGCGCGTCGTCCTGCGGAATCCGGAACACGTCGCGCAGCGCGATCACGTCCGGGTTGATTTCGACCGCGTCGATCGCGGTGTCCGGCAGGTGCCGATAGCAGTACTTCGCGAGCGATCCGCCGCCGAGCCCGATCATGCAGATGCGCGACGGCGCCGGCTGCAGCAGCAGGAAACCCATCATCACGCGCGTGTAGCCGAGTTCGAGCCGCACCGGATCCTTCCGCGACATGAAGCTCTGCGTGCCGAGGTGATCGAAATGCAACGACACCGCGTGCTTTGTCTCGAGCACGAACGGACGGCCGTCGTTCATCGGCGTCGCCAGGAAACGCAGGAATGCATCATACGATGTTCGATCCTCGCTCATGTTCGGCAGCCCGGTCGATCGGAAAGTCAGTGGAACCGCGCGTCAGACCTTCTTCAGGTAGCAGGCCTTCAGCATGAAGCCGCCCTGGTCGGTCTTGCAATCGACTTCATGATCGCCGCCGACGAGTCGGATGCTCTTGACCTTCGTGCCCATCTTCAACGTGATCGACGAGCCCTTCACGCGCAGGTCCTTGATCAGCACGACCGAATCGCCGTCCGCCAGCACGTTGCCGTTCGCGTCCTTCACGACGTCGCCCGCCGGTTCCTCGCCCGCTTCGGCGCCGGCCGACCATTCATGGCCGCAGTCCGCACACACGGTGAGCGTGCCGTCCGGGTAGGTGTTTTCCATCGCGCATTGCGGGCAGGCGGGGGCGGCGTTCATTGCAGCATCCATTCGGTGGGGGTTCAGGTCAATCGATAAAAAAATGCCGGGCGCGCCAGCGCGTCGCCCGGACCGCGTGTCGCGCGCCCCGTCGGGGTTCCCCCGGGCCGCGCGTCATGCACACGGCATTATAATGCAATACACATAATGTTGCCGCCGTATTATAATTGCGCACTTTCGATGGTTCGCCGGACTTGACGGCGGTTTCGTTGAGGATGTCGACATGTTCGAGCTGAATAAAGCGCTGGCGGCGTGCGACCACCGTGCTGCACGCCGCCAGCGCGCCGCCCGGCGCGCGCTCCCGGCAGGCCGGTTGTCTGCCGCGGATCGCCGTTCCAGCGACTTTCCACGAGACTGATCCGCATCGTGGCAACCGTCGTCTACGTTGAAATCGGCCGCGCATGGAACCGCAGCCGCGCAAGCGCGGCCCGCGATGCGCTCGTCGCGGCGGCGCGCCGCTTCGAAAGCGACATCCTGCTGCACGCGAACGGCCTCAGCGGCAGCGCGAAAGACCCGAGCGCCGTCGCGGCGCTGCAGTTGCACGGCGGCACGTCCGCGCAGATGCTCGCCGCCGGCCCTGACGAAGGCAGCGCGCTCCAGGCGCTATTGCCGTTGCTGCAAGCGGGCTGACGCTACGTCGCCCGATCCCGCGGTCTCGTGCCGTTCACCCTGAATCACCACTCCCGGAGGAAGCAATGAACGACAACGTCACGCCCAACACTCCCAATCTGTCGGCCTCCGCGATCTGGGCGCTCGAGCGGCTCGCCGACGTGCGCTACGGCCGTGACGCGCCGGCGCTCGGCTGGTCGGTCCAGCAGGAACTCGTCGGCGCGGGCTTCGTCAGCCATGCGGGGAACGGCCGCTCCGGCGCGTCGATCACCGCGCACGGGCGCAGTTTCCTCAAGAGCCGCAAGTAACGGCGTAGCAACACTGTCGCGATACCGCGTGGCACGAAGCACGCGGCCGTGTCAGATGCTTTCAGGACGCACGCCGTCGCCAGCCGGACGTGCGCGCATTGTTTGGCAGCGTGCGCGCAAGCAGCGCCGAATCGGGCAAGCGCACACGCGACCGTTCGGGCCATTCGATTTCCAGCGTCGTGTCGGCGCCGGCCACCGGTGCGCGCCCGATCCCCCGCTGCACGCGGGGCTTTGCGGCCGCACCGCGATTTCCGCGGTATCGTACGGCACCCTTGGGCGGCGCCGCGCGCCGCATTCGTCACCCTTCCCGATGGAGCGCCCGATGTCCTCCCGCGCACTGCCGCCCGTCACGTCCCCGCCGGTGCTCGACACCCCGCGTCTGATTCTCGAAGGCCATCCGCTCGGCGGCTTCGATGCGCTCGCCGCGATGTGGGCCGAGCCGACCGTCGTCGCGCACATCCTTAACGGCAAACCGTCCGCGCCGCGCGAATCGTGGATGCGCATGCTCGCGTATCGCGGGCTATGGCCGCTGCTCGGCTACGGCTACTGGGCGATCCGCGAGAAGGCGTCGGGCCGCTATGTCGGCGACCTCGGTTTCGCCGACTTCCACCGCGCAGTCGAGCCGTCGATTCGCGGCGTGCCGGAAGCCGGCTGGGCACTCGCAACCTGGGCGCACGGCAAAGGCTATGCGACCGAGGCGCTGTCGCGCGCACTCGACTGGCTCGATGCGCAGAACCGGTTCGAGCGCAGCGTGTGCCTGATCGCGCCGACCAACGTCGCGTCGATTCGCGTCGCGGAAAAGGCCGGCTATGCGGATCCCGTACACGTTCGCTTCAACGACGCCGATTCGCTGCTGTTTTCTCGCGCGTGCCGGACGGCGTGATCGTTCCGGCAGCGCCCGCGGCCTTACGATCGCTATTGCACGCGGTTCGTCACGGCGGCCTCCGATGACGGAGACGTCACCGCGCTGACCGCATCCCCATCCGCGTTCGCGTTCGACGGCGAGCCGGTCTGCCACCCGCCACCGAGCGCCTTGTACAGCGCGACCAGATCCGTCGTCGTCTGCAACGCGCCCTGCACGGCCTGCTGGCGCCCTTCCGACCATTGCCGCTCGGCGTCGAGCACGTCGAGGAACGGCGACAACCCCTTCCTGTAGCGGTCGCGCGCGAGGTCCAGCGCGCCCTGCTCGGCCCTCACCGCATCGTCGAGCGCGGTTGCGCGCATCTGGTCGGTGCGGTACACGGCCAGCGCATTGTCGACATCGCGCAGCGCGACGAGCACGGCCTGCCGGTACGCAAGCGCGGCTTCGGCTTGGCGCGCCTGCGACAGCCGCAGGTTCGATACGAGCTGTCCGCCGGAGAAAATCGGCAACGAGACGGCGGGACCGAACGAATAGAACAGATGCGACCAGTGCGCGAGTTCGCGCACGTGCGACGCGCGCACCCCGACCTGCCCGGTCAGCGAAATGTCCGGATAGAACTGCGCGACCGCGACGCCGACGTCGGCCGTCGCCGCATGCAGCTCGGCCTCCGCGCGGCGGATGTCCGGCCGCCGGCGCGCAAGCGTCGACGGCAGCCCGACCGGCACGGTGGGCGGCACGTCCGGCAACGCGTGCGGTGCGTCGAGCCAGTCGTCGAGCGCGCCCGGCGCACCGCCGACCAGATACGCGAGCCCGTTGCGCAGCAGCACGATCTGCTGATCGAACTGCGGCAGCTGCGCGCGGATCTGCGCGAGCCGCGCGTCGGCGCTGCGCACGTCGAGGTCGCTTGCAAGGCCGTGCGCGGCCTGCTCGCGCGTGAGGTCGAGCAGTTCGCGCTGCGCGCGCTGCAGGTCTTCCGCGAGCGAGCGCTGCGCTTCGGCGCCACGCAGTTGCAAGTACGTCTGCGCGACTTCCGCCTCGAGCGACAGCAACGCATCGTCGCGGCCCGCGACCGCGGCACTCGCCTGCGCATCGGCCGATTCGACCGAGCGGCGCACGCGGCCGAACAGGTCGAGCTCCCACGATGCGTCGAAGCCGGCCTGCCACAGATTGACCGGCGCTTCGAGCGCGTCGATCGCGCCGCGCGCGCTCCGCTGTACGCTCGCGCCGGTGCCCGGGCCGAAGCGGTCGAGCGGCGAGCCCGGCGCGCCGAGACGATCGACGCGCTGGTCGAGACCCTGATCCTCGATGATGCCTTTGAGGCCGAGCTGTTCGCGCTGGTAGCTCGCGCTCGCGCGCACGTTCGGCAAACCCTGCGCGGCGGCCGCGCTCACCTGCGCCCGCGCCTGCGCGATGCGCAATACGGCGGCCCGCACGTCGAGGTTGTCGTGCGCCGCACGCTCGATCAGCCGGTCGAGCAGCGGATCGCCGAACGCACGCCACCAGCGCGGGTCGGGATCGGCGCTCGTCACCGGCGACGAGCGCGCGAGGGCCGCGGGTGTCGCCGTGGCCGACGCAGCGCGGGCCGGAAGCGCCGACGCAGCCGACGACGTCGAAGATGCGGATTTCGCCGAGGCAGCCGAACCACCTGATGTCGCCGACGCCGCGCCCGCGGTCGCCACGTCATGCCAGTTCGCCGGCACGTCGGCATGCGGCGGCTTGAAATCCGGCCCGACGGTGCACCCGGCGGCCACCGCAAGCACCGCACACGCCGCGCCAACCGCCGCGACACCGCGCGCTGGCATCCGCTGTCGGCGCAAGCCGGGCCTTCGGCGCATCGTCGTCATCGTCAATGCCCTCCCGCGCCGCGTGCTGCCTTCACCGGCGAGAACAGGAACGTCAGCGGAAGGCTGAGCGCGCAGAACACCGCGAGGATCGCGAACACGTCGATATACGCGAGGATCGTCGCCTGCGAGACGAAGGTTTCGTACAGGCGGCCGGTCGCGGTCTGCAGCGCGGCCGGCGGCGGCACGCCCGACAGCGCGCCGACCGTGCGCGCGTTCTCGTGCAGCGCGTCCTGGAAGTTCTGCGACAGCGGCGACATGTGCGTGGACAGGTGCGCCATCCGCGCCTGCGTGCGCTCGCGGATCAGCGCGGTCGACACCGAGATGCCGATCGAGCCCGCGACGTTGCGAAACATCGTGAACAGCGCCGATGCATCGTCGTTGAGCCGCTGCGGAATGGTCAGATACGCGAGCGTCGTAATCGGCACGAACATGAAGCCGATCGCGAGCGACTGCGCGCAACGGATCATCACCAGGTGCTTGTAGTCGATGTCCGGCACCAGCATGCGCGAATAGATCAGCGCCCCCGACAGCAGCACGAAGCCGAATCCGACCAGATAACGCGTCTGCACATGCGGCATCAGCCGGCTCACGAGCGGGATTTCCATCGTGATCAGCAGCGCGCCGGGCGACAGCACGAGGCCTGCGAGCGTCGCCGTATAGCCGAGATGCTGCTGCGCAAGCTGCGGCACGATCACCGCGCTGCCGTACAGCACGGCCGCGAACGTCGCGATCGTCACGCAGCCCAGTGCGAAGTTGCGGTCGCGCAGGCACGACAGGTCGACGACCGGCTTTCTCGTGCGCAGCAGCCACAGCGTCGCGCCGATCAGCCCGAGCGCGGACAGCACCGCGAAGATGCGGATGAAGTTCGAGCCGAACCAGTCCTCGTCCTCGCCGCGATCGAGCATCACCTGCAGGCAGCCGAGCCCGATCGCGATCAGGCCGATGCCGACGTAGTCGACCGAAATCCCGCGTCCGGCGCCGCGCCGCCACGGCGGATCCTCGACGAGCTGCATCACCGCGAGCACGGTCAGCGCGCCGATCGGCACGTTCAGCAGGAACACCCAGCGCCACGAGAAATGATCGGTGATCCAGCCGCCGAGCGTCGGCCCGAGCACCGGCGCGACGACGATCGCCACCGCCGAGATCGAAAACGCGCGATTGCGCTGCTCGGGCGGAAACGTGTCGAGGATGATCGACTGCTGGTTCGGCTGCAGCCCGCCGCCGAACAGGCCCTGCAGCACACGAAACACGATCAGTTCGCCGAGATTGGTCGCGATTCCGCACAGGAACGAGCACACGGTGAACGCGGCGATGCACAGCACGAAGTAGCGCTTGCGCCCGAGCAGGCGCCCGAGGAATCCCGAGATCGGCAGCACGATGCCGTTCGCGACGAGGTACGACGTGAGCGTCCAGGTCGCCTCGTCGTAGCTCGCGGACATCGTGCCGGCGATGTGTGGAAGCGCGACGTTGACGATCGTCGTGTCGAGCACCTCCATGAACGCGGCAAGCGTGACCACGATCGCGATGACCCACGGGTTCGCGGCAGGCCGCCATGCGCGGCCGGACGAGCGCGACCGATCGGCCGGCCGGCTCATCGGCGGCCCTCGCGCAAACTGGCCGGCATGCGGATGTCGGGCATCGGATCGCTCCGGTGAAAGCAGGCAGCCGCGCGGCGGCCCGCCGGTTATTTCAGATGCACGGTCGGGACGGCTGACAAGCCGAGACCGAGCGGCGGATCGTTCGGCAGCGTGCCGTCGAGCACGATCTTCACGGGTACGCGCTGCACGATCTTCACGAAGTTGCCCGTCGCGTTCTCGGCCGGAAACGCGGAGAAGCGCGAGCCGCTGCCGAGCTGGATGCTGTCGACGTGGCCGTGCAGGTCGAGGTCGGGATACGCGTCGACCGATACGTCGACGCGGTCGCCGATTCGCATCCGTTCGAGTTGCGACTCCTTGAAGTTCGCGGTGATCCACACGCGCGGCGTGACGATCGAGAAGATCGACGCCCCGGCCTGCAGGTACGACCCGAGCTGCACGTTGCGTCGCGTGACCCAGCCGTCGGACGATGCGCGCAGCTCGCAGTACGACAGGTTCAGATTCGCCGTATCGAGCTGCGCGCGCGCCTGCAGCACCTGCTGACGACGCTCCTCGACGGCCGTTTCGGCCTGGCGGATCTGCTGCGGCACGAGGCTCGCGGTGCGCGCCTGCGCCTGGGCCATCGCGACGTTTGCATCGGCGCTCGCGCGCTGCGCGTCGGCCGCATCGATCGCTTGCTGCGACGTCGCGCGCGCGTCGACCGCGCGTTGCCGCTCCTGTGCGGCGAGCGCCTGCCGGTACGCGGCTTCCGCCGATTCGATCTGCGCACGCGCCTGCCGGTACTGCGCCGGGTACTGCACGCGCGCGATGTCGAGCTGCACGCGCGACGCGTCGAGCTGCGCCTGTGCGAGGCCGAGCTGAGCACGCGCGGCATCGACCTTCGCGCGATAGTCGCGCGGATCGATCTCGAGCAGCACGTCGCCGCGATGCACGAACGTGTTGTCGTCGACCACGAGCCGTGTCACGTAGCCGGACACGTGCGGCGCGACGGCCACCGCGTTGCCGTCGGTGTACGCGTCGTCGGTGCTTTCCTGGTTGCGCGTCATGAGCCACCACACGAGGCCAGCGATCACCAGCACGACCGCCACCGCGCCGAGGATGATCAGCGGTTTCTTGCCAGGCCGCTTGCGTTCGCCTTCGTCGCCGTCACCATCGCCATCGCCATCGCCGCCGGTGCGGCCGCCGCGATCGTCGTGCGGATGGCCGTCGCCTCCGCCGCCGCCCGGCGCGTCGGTGTCGCGCTCGTCGTGGCTGCCTGGTCCGGCGCTGCCGCCGCTGCCGACATCGCCGCCGCCGTCGCCGGCGCGGGCGAGCGCCACGCGGGGCGCAAGTCCGGCCTCCGATCCGCCGACCGACAACTCCGGCTGCACAGCCAGCGCGAAGCACGCGGCGAAATCGCTCCCCCACACGGACACCCGCGCACCGCGCCGCCGCTGCGTACACGCGTGCACAAGCATGCGGTGCAATCGCTCACGAATGGACAACGGGGTAAGCGGCCGGGCAATAAACCGCCGATCATCCTCGGCGCCGTGGCCGTCGTGCGGGTGATCGTAGGGCAACAGGGTCGTATCGGGCATCGGGTCGCTTTCTCGGGCAAGGGCCGAGCCGCATCGCATGCTTCGGCCTCGACGGTGCGTGCGAGCAAACCGCGCGCCCGGCGGCGCCTCGCGATGACGCGGGCGGCCCCGAATCCCCGCGCACCGATGGCACGGCCGATGCGCCGCACGGGATCCACGCATGACGAAAGGAAACCGCACCTATGATCCGCTCGACGTCCCTCGACACCGATTCGCAAGAAGAAGACCGTGGCGACAGCACGCCCGGCCCCGAAGGCAAGCGCCGCGACACCGGCACGCCGCCGCCGCGCAGCGCGCGCGATCCCGCAGAGGGCAAGCCGTCCGCACCCGACGACATCCGCCCGGCGCCGCCAACCGGCGAACCGCCGGCGCGCGAACGTGAACGCGGCGATTCGCGCTGACCGCACATTACCGCCGCGG encodes:
- a CDS encoding twin transmembrane helix small protein, encoding MKIVLVSGAFVLIIGSLIFALYFMNHDRGKSKRMAWSLAARVGLSITLFLSLLIAYKLGWIEPTGLPIGR
- a CDS encoding YoaK family protein; its protein translation is MPAQYFRSLTGKHRSATANRQLGFSLAFVAGAANAGGFLAVRQYTSHMSGIVSAIADQTALGDIPLALAGVSSLASFLVGASCSAILVNWGRRRGLHSQFVLPLLVEAVLLLLFGLLGSHLALWETFFVPVTVTLLCFIMGLQNATITKLSGAEIRTTHVTGIVTDLGIELGKLFYWNRTALDVDAHAVIANRSKLRIHATMLASFFVGGLAGAIGFKHVGYVSTVPLAAVLVMLAAMPVIDDVLAWLERR
- a CDS encoding ribbon-helix-helix protein, CopG family: METKTARLTVLIDPAKKEAFEMLCAEQDLTPSQVVRQLIREYLDKHGVTYKTKSALGKRVR
- a CDS encoding spermidine synthase yields the protein MSEDRTSYDAFLRFLATPMNDGRPFVLETKHAVSLHFDHLGTQSFMSRKDPVRLELGYTRVMMGFLLLQPAPSRICMIGLGGGSLAKYCYRHLPDTAIDAVEINPDVIALRDVFRIPQDDARFAVVCADGADYVATPAVRADVILHDAFVADGTPGRCTGTAFLDACRARLSETGVLAINFMDDDPALQRHLEQLHAVFDDSYALVPCGDDNNFIAFAWKNGNPLPPLRILLERALGFASAGELKLASTARRMKAGECIDPARLVWRTREHPRWEICA
- a CDS encoding zinc ribbon domain-containing protein YjdM, producing MNAAPACPQCAMENTYPDGTLTVCADCGHEWSAGAEAGEEPAGDVVKDANGNVLADGDSVVLIKDLRVKGSSITLKMGTKVKSIRLVGGDHEVDCKTDQGGFMLKACYLKKV
- a CDS encoding HPr family phosphocarrier protein, producing the protein MATVVYVEIGRAWNRSRASAARDALVAAARRFESDILLHANGLSGSAKDPSAVAALQLHGGTSAQMLAAGPDEGSALQALLPLLQAG
- a CDS encoding GNAT family N-acetyltransferase; protein product: MSSRALPPVTSPPVLDTPRLILEGHPLGGFDALAAMWAEPTVVAHILNGKPSAPRESWMRMLAYRGLWPLLGYGYWAIREKASGRYVGDLGFADFHRAVEPSIRGVPEAGWALATWAHGKGYATEALSRALDWLDAQNRFERSVCLIAPTNVASIRVAEKAGYADPVHVRFNDADSLLFSRACRTA
- a CDS encoding efflux transporter outer membrane subunit, producing MTTMRRRPGLRRQRMPARGVAAVGAACAVLAVAAGCTVGPDFKPPHADVPANWHDVATAGAASATSGGSAASAKSASSTSSAASALPARAASATATPAALARSSPVTSADPDPRWWRAFGDPLLDRLIERAAHDNLDVRAAVLRIAQARAQVSAAAAQGLPNVRASASYQREQLGLKGIIEDQGLDQRVDRLGAPGSPLDRFGPGTGASVQRSARGAIDALEAPVNLWQAGFDASWELDLFGRVRRSVESADAQASAAVAGRDDALLSLEAEVAQTYLQLRGAEAQRSLAEDLQRAQRELLDLTREQAAHGLASDLDVRSADARLAQIRAQLPQFDQQIVLLRNGLAYLVGGAPGALDDWLDAPHALPDVPPTVPVGLPSTLARRRPDIRRAEAELHAATADVGVAVAQFYPDISLTGQVGVRASHVRELAHWSHLFYSFGPAVSLPIFSGGQLVSNLRLSQARQAEAALAYRQAVLVALRDVDNALAVYRTDQMRATALDDAVRAEQGALDLARDRYRKGLSPFLDVLDAERQWSEGRQQAVQGALQTTTDLVALYKALGGGWQTGSPSNANADGDAVSAVTSPSSEAAVTNRVQ
- a CDS encoding DHA2 family efflux MFS transporter permease subunit, with protein sequence MSRPADRSRSSGRAWRPAANPWVIAIVVTLAAFMEVLDTTIVNVALPHIAGTMSASYDEATWTLTSYLVANGIVLPISGFLGRLLGRKRYFVLCIAAFTVCSFLCGIATNLGELIVFRVLQGLFGGGLQPNQQSIILDTFPPEQRNRAFSISAVAIVVAPVLGPTLGGWITDHFSWRWVFLLNVPIGALTVLAVMQLVEDPPWRRGAGRGISVDYVGIGLIAIGLGCLQVMLDRGEDEDWFGSNFIRIFAVLSALGLIGATLWLLRTRKPVVDLSCLRDRNFALGCVTIATFAAVLYGSAVIVPQLAQQHLGYTATLAGLVLSPGALLITMEIPLVSRLMPHVQTRYLVGFGFVLLSGALIYSRMLVPDIDYKHLVMIRCAQSLAIGFMFVPITTLAYLTIPQRLNDDASALFTMFRNVAGSIGISVSTALIRERTQARMAHLSTHMSPLSQNFQDALHENARTVGALSGVPPPAALQTATGRLYETFVSQATILAYIDVFAILAVFCALSLPLTFLFSPVKAARGAGGH
- a CDS encoding HlyD family secretion protein — translated: MLVHACTQRRRGARVSVWGSDFAACFALAVQPELSVGGSEAGLAPRVALARAGDGGGDVGSGGSAGPGSHDERDTDAPGGGGGDGHPHDDRGGRTGGDGDGDGDGDEGERKRPGKKPLIILGAVAVVLVIAGLVWWLMTRNQESTDDAYTDGNAVAVAPHVSGYVTRLVVDDNTFVHRGDVLLEIDPRDYRAKVDAARAQLGLAQAQLDASRVQLDIARVQYPAQYRQARAQIESAEAAYRQALAAQERQRAVDARATSQQAIDAADAQRASADANVAMAQAQARTASLVPQQIRQAETAVEERRQQVLQARAQLDTANLNLSYCELRASSDGWVTRRNVQLGSYLQAGASIFSIVTPRVWITANFKESQLERMRIGDRVDVSVDAYPDLDLHGHVDSIQLGSGSRFSAFPAENATGNFVKIVQRVPVKIVLDGTLPNDPPLGLGLSAVPTVHLK